From the genome of Aspergillus fumigatus Af293 chromosome 1, whole genome shotgun sequence, one region includes:
- the leu2A gene encoding 3-isopropylmalate dehydrogenase LEU2 gives MPSYNIVVFAGDHCGPEVTAEAIKVLRVIEKCRDDATFNLQDQLLGGASIDATGSPLTDEALNAAKNADAVLLGAIGGPKWGTGAVRPEQGLLRLRKEMGTFGNLRPCNFAAPSLVDGSPLRPEVCRGVDFNIIRELTGGIYFGDRKEDDGSGFAMDTEPYSRAEIERITRLAAHLALQHNPPLPVWSLDKANVLATSRLWRKTVTEVMAKEFPQLKVEHQLIDSAAMIMVKEPRKLNGIVVTSNLFGDIISDEASVIPGSLGLLPSASLSGIPDGKTKVNGIYEPIHGSAPDIAGKGIVNPVAAILSVAMMMQYSLNRMDDARAIETAVRNVIEAGIRTADIGGKSTTSEVGDAVAAELEKLLKQ, from the exons ATGCCGTCATATAACATTGTCGTTTTCGCTGGGGACCACTGTGGTCCGGAG GTGACCGCTGAGGCAATCAAG GTCCTGCGCGTCATCGAGAAGTGCCGTGACGATGCTACCTTCAACCTCCAGGATCAATTGCTCGGTGGT GCATCGATCGATGCTACCGGATCTCCCCTTACCGACGAAGCTCTTAACGCCGCAAAGAACGCCGATGCCGTTCTCCTCGGTGCCATTGGCGGTCCC AAATGGGGCACTGGCGCCGTCCGCCCCGAACAGGGCCTCCTCCGTCTGCGCAAGGAGATGGGCACATTCGGTAACCTCCGCCCCTGCAACTTCGCCGCCCCGTCGCTGGTCGACGGCTCCCCTCTCCGCCCCGAAGTCTGCCGCGGCGTCGACTTCAACATTATCCGCGAACTGACCGGTGGCATCTACTTCGGCGACCGCAAGGAGGACGACGGCAGCGGCTTCGCCATGGACACGGAGCCGTACTCCCGCGCGGAGATCGAGCGCATCACCCGCCTTGCGGCCCACCTCGCTCTGCAGCACAACCCCCCTCTTCCCGTGTGGAGCTTGGACAAGGCCAACGTCCTCGCGACGAGCCGGCTGTGGCGGAAGACCGTGACGGAGGTCATGGCCAAGGAGTTCCCCCAGCTCAAGGTGGAGCACCAGCTCATTGACTCCGCGGCCATGATCATGGTCAAGGAGCCTAGAAAGCTTAACGGTATTGTTGTCACTAGCAACCTGTTCGGTGACATCATCAGTGATGAAGCCAGCGTTATCCCTGGTTCTCTGGGACTCTTGCCCAGCGCAAGCTTGAGCGGCATTCCTGACGGAAAGACCAAGGTCAATGGTATCTATGAGCCTATTCACG GTTCTGCCCCTGACATTGCCGGCAAGGGCATCGTTAACCCCGTCGCCGCCATTCTCTCTGTCgccatgatgatgcagtACTCCCTGAACCGTATGGATGACGCCAGGGCCATCGAGACGGCCGTCCGCAATGTGATCGAGGCCGGTATCCGCACTGCCGATATTGGCGGCAAGTCGACAACTAGCGAGGTCGGTGACGCTGTTGCtgccgagctggagaagctgttgAAGCAATAG
- a CDS encoding putative RNA splicing factor (Pad-1), whose translation MSGLDVEALLESTAAATPQDSAQSQDRDDRSKADSSERRDRDRSRDRDRRRRDRSRERRRERDADGDEDMKSPRSEHGSANGSHRSRKRSRSRDSERRRSRRDRYGDDYRSSGDYYRGPGRPRTRSRSPYDDRYYRPSGRSHREDREDERRSRRERKRSPSREKSPELNEDERDRRTIFVQQLAARLRTKELIAFFEKVGPVKEAQIVKDRVSGRSKGVGYVEFKSEESVAPAIQLTGQKLLGIPIIAQLTEAEKNRQARNPEASSGHNHAAPFHRLYVGNIHFSITENDLQNVFEPFGELEFVQLQKDEAGRSKGYGFVQFRDPNQAREALEKMNGFDLAGRAIRVGLGNDKFTPDSSAQRSQSHGANQPNFQGSSFSGQGGRGIQAGGTSNFDRAGGRDSEKGAGASALDDTDVAGVNFNNYSRDALMRKLARTDEPAEPAADDKQKVLRPKTETKPLPVNVNMASRCVLLRNMFDPAEEEGEAWIKELEDDVRAECEDKYGHVVHIALDPNSQGDIYLKFDRVQGGENAIKGLNGRFFGGRQITAQPVVDAVYSSLFSRTKAI comes from the exons ATGTCAGGTCTTGACGTGGAAGCACTCCTCGAATCGACCGCTGCAGCAACCCCGCAAGACTCTGCGCAGTCTCAGGACCGCGATGACCGCTCAAAAGCCGATAGCAGTGAACGCCGTGACCGCGATCGCTCGCGGGATCGGGATCGCAGACGGCGCGATCGGAGTCGAGAACGTCGCCGAGAACGAGATGCTGATGGAGACGAAGACATGAAGAGTCCGCGAAGCGAACACGGCAGTGCTAACGGAAGCCATagaagcagaaagaggagcagaagcCGTGACAGTGAACGCCGTCGGTCTCGCCGTGATCGCTACGGCGACGACTACCGTTCTTCTGGCGACTATTACCGCGGACCTGGACGGCCTCGCACTCGATCTCGCTCCCCTTATGATGACCGATACTACCGCCCTTCGGGTCGCTCTCATCGAGAAGATCGGGAAGATGAGCGACGTTCCCGCCGTGAACGCAAGCGCAGCCCAAGCCGAGAGAAGTCTCCAGAGCTCAATGAGGATGAACGTGACAGGCGTACAATCTTTGTTCAGCAGCTTGCGGCACGTCTGAGAACGAAGGAACTGATTGCTTTCTTCGAAAAGGTTGGACCCGTTAAAGAAGCTCAGATCGTCAAGGATCGTGTGAGTGGAAGGTCTAAAGG TGTTGGCTATGTCGAGTTCAAGAGCGAAGAATCCGTCGCACCTGCTATTCAGCTCACTGGACAGAAGCTTCTAGGGATTCCAATCATCGCACAATTGACGGAAGCGGAGAAGAACCGCCAGGCCCGTAATCCAGAGGCCAGCAGTGGACATAATCACGCTGCGCCATTTCACAGGTTATACGTGGGTAATATCCATTTCAGTATCACTGAAAATGACCTCCAGAATGTGTTTGAACCGTTCGGTGAACTCGAATTTGTTCAACTGCAAAAGGATGAAGCAGGTAGGAGCAAGGGTTACGGCTTTGTACA GTTCCGTGACCCCAACCAGGCCCGAGAGGCATTAGAAAAGATGAATGGTTTTGACCTTGCTGGTCGCGCAATCCGCGTTGGCCTTGGCAACGATAAGTTCACCCCTGACTCGTCAGCGCAACGCTCGCAGAGCCATGGTGCGAACCAACCGAATTTCCAGGGCTCTTCGTTCTCCGGCCAGGGAGGACGTGGTATCCAGGCTGGCGGTACTAGTAACTTCGATCGTGCCGGTGGCCGCGATTCTGAAAAGGGAGCTGGCGCTAGTGCTCTGGATGATACGGACGTTGCCGGTGTGAACTTCAACAACTATAGTAGGGACGCATTGATGAGGAAACTTGCAAGAACAGATGAACCTGCCGAACCTGCTGCCGATGATAAGCAGAAGGTGCTCCGCCCCAAAACAGAAACCAAGCCGTTGCCGGTCAATGTCAACATGGCAAGTCGATGCGTTTTGCTTCGTAACATGTTCGACCCTGCAGA AGAAGAGGGCGAGGCCTggatcaaggagctggaggatgacGTCCGCGCTGAGTGCGAAGACAAATATGGCCATGTTGTTCACATTGCACTAGATCCCAACTCTCAAGGCGACATTTACCTCAAGTTCGACAGAGTCCAAGGCGGCGAGAATGCCATCAAGGGTCTCAACGGTCGATTCTTTGGCGGTCGACAGATCACCGCTCAGCCTGTCGTCGATGCCGTATACAGCAGTTTGTTCTCCCGCACAAAAGCAATTTAG
- the ptcA gene encoding type 2C protein phosphatase PTC6, whose amino-acid sequence MDFLGLHTFLQELPSHQEARRRPEPTSVVPQLTPNEDLERLLRRHRPAISTIEFGMNYGAEWATQHFAAKLAELWRKAEMFGHIFANTPDTVRDGQLPVRIRQYLNRVSHSILMPRLLASPTTRWALVSKAVNEWLLDWVLNETVVQGFDLALDAEYQLLKHHLLRDLEPFVRKVVLNAMVKIVCEILCKPGFKEFYLEKHRWYVEKLWRYVGRLVPDIPNYQTEGRTRIAQIIAKAQALSVDMLLTPLEYVHYFPESDDVFDPIEMVNMDPTNDRSPGELRRLWFRIKLAYTPVTYIRANFEESSNTELVFRSEVLLMPENTFVALPKRHQNTNSAVSANSRPVKRPEFHDYFVTLLPSSSLHPDPRGLSSSYHKFPRSASVPHTGAISHPPTSFQALVDRETTVVRIPLRRAKHHFGAATSRGTRVSNEDTHQAGVLDIPAFAKRPPASVTIKRTTAPLENRGADSASGDPQVFYFGVFDGHGGSECSTFLKDTLHEYIQDTAAESEFQSSLSKDREGHFSKNESEICRGDLPIIQRGNHKRMAEMEKTLVQNWRRLVGGYFKRFVPAHFSYRGNSAQGNGSATGNGDDHTGGVTIEEILEYAFLRADLDFVSAQAAKEDDELATAHKPQYQDDILYGPKHTQQMKLGGYRRFKGGSTASVALISTPSPTPFWHPSAPSSLLVSHVGDTRILLCSTATGAAIPLTSNHHPSSPIEANRLRRYAATFVTDSFGEERMSGLANTRAFGDVQSKRIGVSAEPEIRRIEMGPAEYSFLVLMTDGISGTLTDQEVVDIIKEAKTPDEGARNVVNFATEVTKEGDNATCLVVRLGGWERRLEGGLGSLGTKESREWRRQEATDPRSSRR is encoded by the exons ATGGACTTCCTGGGCCTGCATACCTTTCTCCAGGAGCTTCCTTCCCACCAGGAGGCCCGTAGACGTCCCGAGCCCACCAGCGTCGTTCCGCAGCTCACTCCCAATGAGGATCTTGAAAGACTTCTCCGGCGCCACCGTCCTGCCATCTCGACGATCGAGTTTGGCATGAACTACGGCGCAGAGTGGGCGACGCAGCACTTCGCAGCCAAGCTTGCAGAGCTCTGGAGGAAGGCGGAAATGTTCGGACATATCTTTGCAAATACTCCTGACACCGTCCGAGACGGACAGCTGCCCGTTCGCATCAGACAATACCTCAATCGCGTCTCGCACAGCATCCTGATGCCCCGTCTGCTCGCGAGCCCTACCACCAGGTGGGCCCTGGTTTCCAAAGCGGTCAACGAGTGGCTGCTTGATTGGGTTCTGAACGAGACTGTGGTACAGGGATTTGACCTCGCTTTGGATGCCGAGTATCAACTGCTGAAgcaccatcttcttcgtg ACCTTGAGCCCTTTGTACGAAAGGTCGTGCTCAACGCCATGGTGAAAATCGTCTGCGAGATTCTGTGCAAGCCCGGATTCAAAGAATTTTACCTGGAAAAGCACCGATGGTACGTGGAAAAGCTGTGGCGGTACGTTGGACGTCTTGTCCCAGACATACCCAACTACCAGACCGAGGGCCGCACCAGGATCGCGCAAATAATCGCAAAGGCGCAGGCTCTCTCAGTCGACATGCTTCTGACTCCTCTGGAATATGTGCATTATTTCCCGGAAAgcgatgatgtctttgaccCGATTGAGATGGTCAACATGGACCCAACCAACGACAGATCTCCGGGCGAGCTCCGGCGCTTGTGGTTCAGAATCAAACTAGCCTACACGCCCGTCACCTACATTCGTGCAAACTTTGAAGAATCATCGAATACCGAGCTTGTCTTCCGGAGTGAGGTGCTGCTGATGCCCGAGAACA CTTTCGTGGCACTACCAAAACGTCATCAGAATACGAACTCGGCGGTGTCCGCCAATTCCCGGCCTGTTAAGCGGCCAGAATTCCACGACTACTTTGTTACCCTCCTGCCGTCCTCGTCCCTACATCCAGACCCCAGAGGACTATCTAGTTCCTATCATAAGTTTCCTCGCTCCGCGTCTGTACCTCATACCGGTGCGATATCACATCCACCGACCTCCTTCCAGGCGCTGGTTGACCGCGAGACCACCGTCGTCCGCATACCGCTGCGCAGAGCGAAACACCACTTCGGTGCTGCCACATCCCGTGGGACTCGTGTCTCGAATGAGGATACACACCAGGCTGGCGTCCTTGATATTCCTGCCTTTGCAAAGCGACCCCCTGCGTCTGTGACTATCAAGCGCACCACTGCGCCTCTGGAGAACCGGGGTGCAGATAGCGCCAGCGGTGACCCGCAAGTCTTCTACTTTGGTGTGTTTGACGGGCATGGAGGGAGCGAATGCAGCACATTTTTGAAAGACACGTTGCATGAATATATACAGGACACGGCAGCCGAATCGGAATTCCAGTCGAGCCTGAGCAAAGACCGAGAGGGCCACTTTTCCAAGAATGAGTCGGAGATCTGTCGGGGCGATCTGCCTATCATACAACGGGGCAATCATAAGAGAAtggcggaaatggagaaaaCCCTAGTTCAGAATTGGAGAAGGCTGGTCGGAGGTTACTTCAAGCGATTTGTGCCGGCCCATTTTTCCTATCGTGGGAACAGTGCTCAAGGAAACGGGAGCGCAACAGGCAACGGGGACGATCATACCGGAGGCGTCACGATTGAAGAGATTCTAGAGTATGCGTTTCTGCGTGCGGACCTTGACTTCGTTTCAGCGCAAGCCgccaaggaagacgatgaactAGCCACGGCTCATAAGCCGCAGTACCAAGATGACATTCTGTACGGGCCAAAGCATACACAGCAGATGAAGCTTGGCGGTTACCGACGATTTAAGGGAGGCAGCACGGCCAGTGTTGCCCTCATCTCGACTCCGTCTCCCACTCCGTTCTGGCACCCATCGGCGCCGTCGAGTCTCCTGGTCTCACATGTGGGTGACACGCGGATTCTGCTATGTTCTACTGCAACAGGAGCGGCAATCCCACTGACGTCCAACCATCATCCTTCGTCCCCGATCGAAGCCAATCGGTTGAGGCGATATGCCGCCACATTTGTAACCGATTCCTTTGGCGAGGAGCGCATGAGTGGTTTGGCGAATACGCGTGCCTTTGGCGACGTCCAATCGAAACGCATCGGCGTATCTGCAGAACCAGAAATCCGGCGTATCGAGATGGGTCCAGCAGAGTACTCGTTCTTAGTCCTCATGACTGACGGAATTAGTGGAACGCTCACCGACCAAGAAGTTGTCGACATAATCAAGGAGGCAAAGACGCCGGATGAAGGGGCTCGGAACGTGGTCAACTTCGCAACGGAAGTGACAAAGGAAGGGGATAATGCAACATGCCTCGTCGTTCGTTTGGGCGGTTGGGAGCGCCGACTGGAAGGAGGACTTGGGAGTCTGGGGACCAAAGAATCCCGAGAATGGCGTCGACAAGAAGCAACTGATCCGCGCAGTTCCAGGCGATGA
- a CDS encoding CDP-diacylglycerol--inositol 3-phosphatidyltransferase: MSARTRRQKAALAAQSEDSDVTTTSNGTTRKPPQKNSSPSPDAEARENVFLFIPNLIGYSRVFLTIASLYYMPLHPRTCSLLYSISCLLDALDGYAARYYNQSTTFGAVLDMVTDRCTTACLLVFLSSAWPRWAILFQSLISLDLASHYMHMYATLSMGGASQSHKNVEATRSWILYQYYHSKTVLFICCALNELFFIGLYLLSFSSPILSPSLLQAQDPSAPPALASPWSAGALELARANKIDSFWPWVITGISAPVMALKQFINVVQLVKASKWLAEGDRARRKAEREGKTL, from the exons ATGAGCGCCAGAACGAGAAGACAAAAAGCCGCCCTGGCTGCTCAATCAGAGGATAGCGACGTGACAACTACAAGCAACGGCACGACGCGGAAACCCCCCCAAAAAAACAGCTCCCCTTCTCCTGACGCGGAAGCTAGGGAGAATGTGTTTCTTTTTATTCCGAACCTCATCG GATATTCCCGAGTTTTCTTGACCATTGCCTCTCTCTACTACATGCCCCTCCACCCACGAACATGCTCTTTACTATATAGCATATCATGCTTGTTGGATGCCTTGGATGGATATGCAGCGCGCTACTACAATCAGTCCACCACTTTTGGTGCGGTGCTCGACATGGTGACGGACCGATGCACAACCGCCTGTCTACTGGTATTCCTCAGCTCCGCGTGGCCGCGGTGGGCCATCCTTTTCCAGAGCCTGATTTCTTTGGACCTCGCCAGTCACTATATGCACATGTACGCCACGCTTAGCATGGGAGGAGCGAGCCAAAGCCACAAGAACGTCGAGGCCACCAGAAGCTGGATTCTGTACCAATACTATCACAGCAAG ACTGTCCTTTTCATTTGCTGTGCCCTCAATGAACTTTTCTTCATTGGTTTATACctgctttccttttcctctcctaTTCTCTccccctctcttcttcaagctcaaGATCCCAGTGCGCCTCCAGCTCTCGCTAGTCCCTGGAGCGCCGGAGCTCTGGAGCTTGCCCGGGCAAACAAGATTGACAGCTTCTGGCCTTGGGTTATCACCGGAATCTCCGCCCCAGTCATGGCTTTGAAGCAATTCATCAACGTCGTTCAGCTGGTGAAGGCTAGCAAATGGCTTGCTGAAGGTGATCGTGCCAGACGCAAGGCTGAACGGGAGGGGAAGACACTGTAG